One Fundulus heteroclitus isolate FHET01 unplaced genomic scaffold, MU-UCD_Fhet_4.1 scaffold_671, whole genome shotgun sequence genomic window carries:
- the LOC118561583 gene encoding uncharacterized protein LOC118561583 isoform X1 — MATMSQVLNLKENEEDCLAGFMGHNIRVHRQYYRLPEGTLQVAKVAKLLMACGRGELSKFKGLTLDEINVDPNEEVPEDSSLSGSEDEDVMSSLSSNSSGLRPVKMTRPVHRTPTEEDQESDASSQLTRGRSRNWTEEDHDSDTSSQPLNHCFQDESRPVKKMKPTKRTPREEDPESGTSSQPRKDESRRVKKMKPTKRTSREEDPESDTSSQPRKDSSRKKRKMWSKAEVHAVEQKLMHNIKTGKVPGKAQCLECIHAFPDALKGRTWDAVKYYVKNRIDTWKRRSTR; from the exons ATGGCAACAATGTCACAAGTTCTAAACTTGAAAGAGAATGAGGAGGACTGCCTTGCAGGTTTCATGGGTCACAACATCAGGGTCCATCGACAATATTATCGGCTCCCTGAAGGGACATTACAAGTTGCGAAAGTTGCAAAGTTGCTTATGGCCTGTGGAAGAGGAGAGCTATCAAAATTTAAAGGCCTGACATTGGACGAGATCAACGTTGATCCAAATG AGGAAGTACCTGAAGACAGCTCTCTATCTGGAAGTGAAGATGAAGATGTGATGTCGAGTCTATCCTCTAACTCATCAG GTCTAAGACCAGTGAAAATGACTAGACCCGTTCACAGGACACCTacagaggaggaccaggagtCTGATGCTTCATCACAGCTAaccagag GTAGATCAAGGAACTGGACAGAGGAGGACCATGACTCTGATACCTCATCACAGCCATTGAATCACTGTTTTCAAGATGAATCAAGACCTGTGAAGAAGATGAAACCCACCAAGAGGACACCTAGAGAGGAGGACCCTGAGTCTGGTACCTCATCACAGCCAAGAAAAG ACGAGTCAAGacgtgtgaagaagatgaaacCCACCAAGAGGACATCTAGAGAGGAGGACCCTGAGTCTGATACCTCATCACAGCCAAGAAAAG attcatcaagaaagaagaggaagatgtggAGCAAAGCAGAAGTCCACGCTGTGGAACAAAAGCTAATGCACAACATTAAGACTGGCAAGGTTCCTGGGAAAGCACAGTGTCTTGAATGTATCCATGCATTCCCAGATGCACTGAAAGGTAGGACCTGGGATGCTGTGAAATACTATGTGAAAAACCGCATAGACACCTGGAAGCGGCGGTCTACGAGGTAA
- the LOC118561581 gene encoding olfactory receptor 52D1-like, producing MKMNSTQVFYFTLSAYIDTGSVKYFSFLIVLCLYVLIVGSNVPLIVVICVNKSLHEPMYMFLCSLFVNELYGSSGLFPFLLVQILSDVHIISAPLCFLQMFCIYTYACVEFTNLAAMSYDRYVAICCPLQYNSVMTSRRIAILISITWFPPFFFVAVTVFLSSSLHLCGNVMNKIYCGNHSIIKLACKEPKVNNIYELFMTFLTVCVPGSVILYTYMRILKVCFSGSKQTRQKALSTCTPHLASVINFSFGVSFEILQSRFDMNNVPSMLRIFLSLYFLSCQPVFNPVLYGLNMSKIRSLCKKLVQKFSS from the coding sequence ATGAAAATGAATTCCACTcaggttttttattttactcttagTGCCTACATTGACACTGGTTCGGTAAAGTACTTCTCTTTTCTCATCGTCCTATGTCTGTACGTCCTGATCGTTGGCTCTAATGTGCCGCTGATCGTGGTGATCTGTGTGAATAAGAGCTTACATGAACCTATGTACATGTTCCTGTGCAGCCTGTTTGTGAATGAACTGTATGGCAGCTCAGGCCTGTTCCCCTTCCTGTTGGTCCAGATCCTCTCTGATGTTCACATTATTTCTGCTCcgctctgctttctgcagatgTTCTGCATTTATACGTACGCATGTGTGGAGTTCACCAACTTAGCCGCCATGTCTTATGACAGGTATGTCGCTATCTGCTGTCCTCTGCAGTATAACTCAGTGATGACTTCACGGAGGATAGCCATCCTAATATCCATCACATGGTTTCctccatttttctttgttgctGTAACTGTATTCTTGAGCTCCTCTCTGCACCTCTGTGGGAACGTCATGAATAAGATTTACTGCGGTAATCACTCCATCATTAAACTGGCCTGTAAGGAGCCCAAAGTCAATAACATCTATGaactttttatgacttttcTCACAGTCTGTGTTCCCGGGTCTGTGATTCTCTACACCTACATGAGGATCCTTAAGGTGTGTTTTTCTGGCTCCAAACAGACCCGGCAGAAAGCTCTCAGTACCTGCACCCCTCACCTCGCTTCAGTTATCAACTTCTCTTTTGGTGTTTCCTTTGAAATTTTACAGAGCAGATTTGACATGAATAATGTTCCCAGCATGTTAAGAATATTTTTATcactgtattttctttcttgtcAGCCAGTCTTTAACCCAGTTCTGTATGGCCTAAACATGTCCAAAATTCGCAGCCTGTGCAAAAAGCTGGTTCAGAAATTTTCATCATGa
- the LOC118561583 gene encoding uncharacterized protein LOC118561583 isoform X2, which produces MATMSQVLNLKENEEDCLAGFMGHNIRVHRQYYRLPEGTLQVAKVAKLLMACGRGELSKFKGLTLDEINVDPNEEVPEDSSLSGSEDEDVMSSLSSNSSGLRPVKMTRPVHRTPTEEDQESDASSQLTRGRSRNWTEEDHDSDTSSQPLNHCFQDESRPVKKMKPTKRTPREEDPESGTSSQPRKDSSRKKRKMWSKAEVHAVEQKLMHNIKTGKVPGKAQCLECIHAFPDALKGRTWDAVKYYVKNRIDTWKRRSTR; this is translated from the exons ATGGCAACAATGTCACAAGTTCTAAACTTGAAAGAGAATGAGGAGGACTGCCTTGCAGGTTTCATGGGTCACAACATCAGGGTCCATCGACAATATTATCGGCTCCCTGAAGGGACATTACAAGTTGCGAAAGTTGCAAAGTTGCTTATGGCCTGTGGAAGAGGAGAGCTATCAAAATTTAAAGGCCTGACATTGGACGAGATCAACGTTGATCCAAATG AGGAAGTACCTGAAGACAGCTCTCTATCTGGAAGTGAAGATGAAGATGTGATGTCGAGTCTATCCTCTAACTCATCAG GTCTAAGACCAGTGAAAATGACTAGACCCGTTCACAGGACACCTacagaggaggaccaggagtCTGATGCTTCATCACAGCTAaccagag GTAGATCAAGGAACTGGACAGAGGAGGACCATGACTCTGATACCTCATCACAGCCATTGAATCACTGTTTTCAAGATGAATCAAGACCTGTGAAGAAGATGAAACCCACCAAGAGGACACCTAGAGAGGAGGACCCTGAGTCTGGTACCTCATCACAGCCAAGAAAAG attcatcaagaaagaagaggaagatgtggAGCAAAGCAGAAGTCCACGCTGTGGAACAAAAGCTAATGCACAACATTAAGACTGGCAAGGTTCCTGGGAAAGCACAGTGTCTTGAATGTATCCATGCATTCCCAGATGCACTGAAAGGTAGGACCTGGGATGCTGTGAAATACTATGTGAAAAACCGCATAGACACCTGGAAGCGGCGGTCTACGAGGTAA